The Henckelia pumila isolate YLH828 unplaced genomic scaffold, ASM3356847v2 CTG_461:::fragment_3, whole genome shotgun sequence genome window below encodes:
- the LOC140871490 gene encoding uncharacterized protein At2g33490 isoform X1, which yields MKTSLKKLQKFAALRNDKRPQKKHQSLAHDELARATQDMIDMRDCYDRLLSAAAATANSVYEFSESLREMGDCLLEKTALSDDEESGKVLLMLGKAQFELQKLVDSYRSHIVQTVTIPSESLLNELHVVEEMKRQCDEKREIYEELMKKQKEKGKLRNNKGECFNSHQLQEANDEYEEEANMFVFRMKSLKQGQSRSLLTQASRHHAAQLCFFKKALRSLEAIEPDVRLVAEQQHIDYQFSALKDNSEVVYDDDDDDEDDDGGESDSSGDSDIENDSNAHDNGELSFGFGRSGPLQEFSASKNSMELDNMDPTSSPDTKMVAARVLLQNPSRNSFSFQKEAKAISKSAPLFPAKKFDQVERTQLRPSASRKFISYVLPTPDEAKSPASRKFDKEASQTREPTMNLRHSSPLDRNMYEKIGSREKLSGPIILDTHSVLKESNNNRKPSPLPPPLSEGLLFKQDDPSIASFAKKVKRQAFSGPLTDKPWTTSSPNFSASGPIASSRYPPLFSGSLLRTPFPRAASTPKLSSRNTSSFVSSPKISELHELPRPPSHLAPKRTADRITQSGPIMSKSYELSNARLVTTSAASALPMPPLTLPRSYSIPAGGPKEMALRVPLEGSQTSVIKDVSSPPLTPIDMSRM from the exons GACATGATTGACATGAGAGATTGCTATGATAGGTTACTTTCTGCAGCAGCGGCAACCGCAAACAGTGTATATG AATTTTCAGAATCATTAAGGGAAATGGGTGATTGTCTTTTGGAGAAAACAGCgctaagtgatgatgaagaaagtG GAAAAGTTTTGTTAATGCTGGGTAAAGCACAGTTTGAACTCCAGAAACTTGTTGATAGTTAT CGCTCTCACATAGTCCAGACAGTAACTATCCCTTCAGAATCTCTTCTGAATGAACTTCACGTAGTGGAG GAGATGAAGAGGCAATGTGATGAAAAGAG AGAAATATATGAAGAACTGATGaagaaacaaaaagaaaaagggAAGTTAAGAAATAACAAGGGAGAATGTTTTAATTCGCACCAGCTGCAGGAAGCCAATGATGAATACGAGGAGGAGGCTAATATGTTTGTATTTCGTATGAAATCTTTAAAACAAGGGCAATCTCGTAGTCTTCTTACACAGGCATCACGGCATCATGCTGCCCAG TTATGTTTCTTCAAGAAGGCGCTCAGATCTCTGGAAGCAATTGAACCAGATGTCAGATTGGTCGCCGAACAGCAACATATTGATTACCAGTTTAGTGCACTTAAAGATAATAGCGAGGTAGTTTATgacgatgacgatgatgatgaagatgatgatggtgGTGAAAGTGATAGTAGTGGGGATAGTGATATCGAAAATGATTCTAATGCACATGACAATGGAGAGTTGAGTTTTGGATTTGGCAGAAGTGGCCCACTGCAAGAATTCTCTGCTTCAAAAAACTCAATGGAG TTGGATAATATGGATCCTACAAGTTCTCCGGACACTAAAATGGTTGCTGCAAGG GTATTGTTACAAAATCCAAGTCGAAATTCTTTTTCCTTCCAAAAGGAGGCAAAGGCAATCAGTAAATCTGCCCCTCTCTTTCCTGCTAAGAAATTTGACCAGGTCGAGCGGACACAATTGCGACCTTCAGCATCCCGCAAGTTCATTTCTTATGTGCTTCCGACTCCAGACGAAGCAAAGAGTCCAGCTTCTAGGAAATTTGATAAAGAAGCTTCCCAGACCAGAGAACCAACCATGAACCTGCGGCATTCATCTCCTTTAGACAGGAACATGTACGAAAAAATTGGTTCAAGAGAGAAATTATCTGGGCCAATCATTTTAGACACACATTCAGTACTCAAAGAGAGTAACAACAACAGGAAGCCTAGCCCGTTACCCCCTCCATTATCAGAAGGCCTCTTGTTTAAACAGGATGATCCTAGTATTGCATCCTTCGCTAAGAAAGTCAAAAGACAAGCTTTCTCTGGTCCGTTAACAGACAAACCATGGACTACCAGCAGTCCAAATTTCTCTGCCAGTGGTCCAATTGCCTCATCAAGATATCCCCCGCTTTTTTCAGGTTCTTTACTGCGTACTCCATTCCCACGCGCAGCATCAACCCCGAAATTGTCTTCACGAAATACATCTTCTTTTGTGTCATCCCCTAAAATTAGTGAGCTGCATGAGCTTCCTCGCCCCCCTTCTCATTTAGCTCCTAAAAGAACCGCAGACCGTATTACTCAATCAGGTCCCATAATGTCCAAAAGCTATGAACTGTCCAATGCACGATTAGTGACCACTTCAGCAGCATCAGCGCTTCCAATGCCACCACTAACACTACCTCGCAGCTACTCTATTCCTGCTGGAGGTCCAAAGGAAATGGCATTGCGTGTTCCTTTAGAAGGTTCTCAAACCTCCGTGATAAAAGATGTTTCTTCACCTCCTTTGACACCCATCGACATGTCGAGAATGTAG
- the LOC140871490 gene encoding uncharacterized protein At2g33490 isoform X2 — protein sequence MKTSLKKLQKFAALRNDKRPQKKHQSLAHDELARATQDMIDMRDCYDRLLSAAAATANSVYESLREMGDCLLEKTALSDDEESGKVLLMLGKAQFELQKLVDSYRSHIVQTVTIPSESLLNELHVVEEMKRQCDEKREIYEELMKKQKEKGKLRNNKGECFNSHQLQEANDEYEEEANMFVFRMKSLKQGQSRSLLTQASRHHAAQLCFFKKALRSLEAIEPDVRLVAEQQHIDYQFSALKDNSEVVYDDDDDDEDDDGGESDSSGDSDIENDSNAHDNGELSFGFGRSGPLQEFSASKNSMELDNMDPTSSPDTKMVAARVLLQNPSRNSFSFQKEAKAISKSAPLFPAKKFDQVERTQLRPSASRKFISYVLPTPDEAKSPASRKFDKEASQTREPTMNLRHSSPLDRNMYEKIGSREKLSGPIILDTHSVLKESNNNRKPSPLPPPLSEGLLFKQDDPSIASFAKKVKRQAFSGPLTDKPWTTSSPNFSASGPIASSRYPPLFSGSLLRTPFPRAASTPKLSSRNTSSFVSSPKISELHELPRPPSHLAPKRTADRITQSGPIMSKSYELSNARLVTTSAASALPMPPLTLPRSYSIPAGGPKEMALRVPLEGSQTSVIKDVSSPPLTPIDMSRM from the exons GACATGATTGACATGAGAGATTGCTATGATAGGTTACTTTCTGCAGCAGCGGCAACCGCAAACAGTGTATATG AATCATTAAGGGAAATGGGTGATTGTCTTTTGGAGAAAACAGCgctaagtgatgatgaagaaagtG GAAAAGTTTTGTTAATGCTGGGTAAAGCACAGTTTGAACTCCAGAAACTTGTTGATAGTTAT CGCTCTCACATAGTCCAGACAGTAACTATCCCTTCAGAATCTCTTCTGAATGAACTTCACGTAGTGGAG GAGATGAAGAGGCAATGTGATGAAAAGAG AGAAATATATGAAGAACTGATGaagaaacaaaaagaaaaagggAAGTTAAGAAATAACAAGGGAGAATGTTTTAATTCGCACCAGCTGCAGGAAGCCAATGATGAATACGAGGAGGAGGCTAATATGTTTGTATTTCGTATGAAATCTTTAAAACAAGGGCAATCTCGTAGTCTTCTTACACAGGCATCACGGCATCATGCTGCCCAG TTATGTTTCTTCAAGAAGGCGCTCAGATCTCTGGAAGCAATTGAACCAGATGTCAGATTGGTCGCCGAACAGCAACATATTGATTACCAGTTTAGTGCACTTAAAGATAATAGCGAGGTAGTTTATgacgatgacgatgatgatgaagatgatgatggtgGTGAAAGTGATAGTAGTGGGGATAGTGATATCGAAAATGATTCTAATGCACATGACAATGGAGAGTTGAGTTTTGGATTTGGCAGAAGTGGCCCACTGCAAGAATTCTCTGCTTCAAAAAACTCAATGGAG TTGGATAATATGGATCCTACAAGTTCTCCGGACACTAAAATGGTTGCTGCAAGG GTATTGTTACAAAATCCAAGTCGAAATTCTTTTTCCTTCCAAAAGGAGGCAAAGGCAATCAGTAAATCTGCCCCTCTCTTTCCTGCTAAGAAATTTGACCAGGTCGAGCGGACACAATTGCGACCTTCAGCATCCCGCAAGTTCATTTCTTATGTGCTTCCGACTCCAGACGAAGCAAAGAGTCCAGCTTCTAGGAAATTTGATAAAGAAGCTTCCCAGACCAGAGAACCAACCATGAACCTGCGGCATTCATCTCCTTTAGACAGGAACATGTACGAAAAAATTGGTTCAAGAGAGAAATTATCTGGGCCAATCATTTTAGACACACATTCAGTACTCAAAGAGAGTAACAACAACAGGAAGCCTAGCCCGTTACCCCCTCCATTATCAGAAGGCCTCTTGTTTAAACAGGATGATCCTAGTATTGCATCCTTCGCTAAGAAAGTCAAAAGACAAGCTTTCTCTGGTCCGTTAACAGACAAACCATGGACTACCAGCAGTCCAAATTTCTCTGCCAGTGGTCCAATTGCCTCATCAAGATATCCCCCGCTTTTTTCAGGTTCTTTACTGCGTACTCCATTCCCACGCGCAGCATCAACCCCGAAATTGTCTTCACGAAATACATCTTCTTTTGTGTCATCCCCTAAAATTAGTGAGCTGCATGAGCTTCCTCGCCCCCCTTCTCATTTAGCTCCTAAAAGAACCGCAGACCGTATTACTCAATCAGGTCCCATAATGTCCAAAAGCTATGAACTGTCCAATGCACGATTAGTGACCACTTCAGCAGCATCAGCGCTTCCAATGCCACCACTAACACTACCTCGCAGCTACTCTATTCCTGCTGGAGGTCCAAAGGAAATGGCATTGCGTGTTCCTTTAGAAGGTTCTCAAACCTCCGTGATAAAAGATGTTTCTTCACCTCCTTTGACACCCATCGACATGTCGAGAATGTAG
- the LOC140872073 gene encoding GSH-induced LITAF domain protein codes for MDKPSKNDEPAIGIPYNAAAYQAPMPQQYYVGENPYQAGMIPPNAFVGDPKGIPIQQTIYRDTPAPFQCVYCGGSGITTVKSKPSLAAFVGCMIPMMLGVCFLCPSMDCLWHKYHYCPSCNEKVADFEKSDPCLVMDPPQWAQQSFALPA; via the exons ATGGATAAGCCGTCGAAGAACGATGAGCCGGCGATCGGGATCCCCTACAACGCCGCCGCGTACCAGGCGCCGATGCCCCAGCAGTACTACGTCGGAGAAAATCCTTATCAGGCCGGCATGATCCCTCCGAACGCCTTCGTCGGAGACCCCAAGGGCATTCCTATTCAACAGACAATTTACCGTGATACCCCTGCTCCCTTTCAGTGCGTTTACTGCGGTGGCTCCGGCATCACCACTGTCAA GTCAAAACCAAGTCTAGCGGCTTTTGTTGGTTGTATGATACCAATGATGCTTGGGGTATGTTTTCTGTGCCCTTCTATGGATTGTCTATGGCACAAATACCATTACTGTCCAAGCTGCAATGAGAAg GTTGCTGATTTTGAGAAATCAGATCCATGTCTCGTGATGGATCCTCCACAATGGGCGCAACAGAGCTTTGCTTTGCCTGCATGA
- the LOC140872276 gene encoding protein CURLY FLAG LEAF 1, which produces MATPNMDTITASLERSLQNCSLNHQQSSGVGGGPPHGPDSPVTSSALSTAALELNSQASLPTHWEQCLDLKTGEIYFINWRTGMKATEDPRSTAEYGGGYYSEDDCSWYDSDGSSSESSPSGGGQWNKEKQDDFSCQEKGKKKNSSNMNSNNVLVVAGCKSCLMYYMVPKQLQICPKCCGQLLHFDRSENGSP; this is translated from the exons ATGGCAACTCCAAACATGGATACAATCACAGCATCCTTGGAGAGATCCCTTCAAAATTGTTCCTTGAATCACCAGCAGAGCAGCGGCGTCGGCGGAGGTCCGCCGCACGGCCCAGATTCTCCGGTCACCTCGTCGGCTTTGTCCACCGCCGCGTTAGAACTGAATTCACAAGCCTCACTGCCTACTCATTGGGAACAATGTCTCGACTTAAAG ACGGGCGAAATATACTTCATAAATTGGAGGACAGGCATGAAAGCAACGGAAGATCCCCGGTCAACGGCGGAGTACGGCGGCGGTTACTACTCGGAAGACGACTGCAGCTGGTACGACAGCGACGGGTCTTCATCGGAATCGTCTCCTTCGGGAGGAGGGCAATGGAACAAAGAGAAACAAGATGATTTCAGCTGTCAAGAAAAAGGGAAAAAGAAGAATAGCAGTAATATGAACTCGAATAATGTGCTTGTGGTGGCCGGATGCAAGAGCTGTTTAATGTACTACATGGTGCCCAAACAACTCCAAATCTGCCCAAAGTGCTGCGGTCAACTCCTGCACTTTGATCGATCCGAAAATGGCTCCCCGTGA
- the LOC140871835 gene encoding GEM-like protein 5 translates to MASPYEDHVAKESHPPSATATTPHVGGEAGKGEEYHKAREFEHREKPGSSTTQQPPEEDVKKWGTHEMGAPAAPNVHPDNQQAAHWQAQGSVHQYQDNQQQPYVIHSPIDKPADSPYEYVVNMFNSWSNRADGFGCNIWKHLKTGQSLSGTAWGKVNLTAKAITGGGFEPLFRQIFSVDDPNEKLRKTFACYLSTTTGPVAGTIYLSTARVAFCSDRPLTFRAPSGQDSWTYYKISVPIGNVEGVNPVVTKENPPEKYIQMITVDRHEFWFMGFVSFEKAINHLLDAVSGSRASTGNAANSGGFESNSGGFESRN, encoded by the exons ATGGCTAGCCCATATGAAGATCACGTAGCTAAAGAATCACATCCTCCATCTGCCACCGCAACTACGCCGCATGTGGGAGGAGAAGCCGGGAAAGGGGAAGAATATCACAAAGCTAGAGAATTCGAGCATCGCGAAAAACCGGGCTCATCCACGACACAGCAGCCGCCGGAGGAAGATGTGAAGAAGTGGGGTACTCACGAGATGGGAGCTCCGGCGGCGCCAAATGTTCACCCGGACAATCAGCAGGCGGCCCATTGGCAGGCTCAAGGCTCCGTCCATCAGTATCAAGATAACCAACAACAGCCTTATGTGATACATTCCCCTATTGATAAGCCCGCCGACAGCCCATATGAATATGTCGTCAATATGTTCAATTCTTGGAGTAACAGAGCAGATGGCTTTGGATGCAATATATGGAAACATT TGAAAACAGGGCAATCTCTGTCAGGAACTGCGTGGGGGAAGGTTAATTTGACGGCGAAGGCCATAACAGGAGGAGGATTCGAGCCACTTTTCAGGCAGATATTTTCTGTTGATGATCCCAATGAGAAGCTGAGGAAGACATTCGCTTGTTACCTCTCCACAACAACAGGGCCAGTCGCGGGAACCATATATCTCTCCACGGCTCGCGTGGCCTTCTGCAGCGATCGTCCCTTGACTTTCAGAGCTCCATCGGGGCAAGATTCCTGGACTTACTATAAGATATCGGTGCCCATCGGAAACGTGGAAGGTGTGAATCCAGTGGTGACGAAAGAGAATCCTCCCGAGAAGTATATTCAGATGATAACTGTTGACCGCCACGAGTTTTGGTTCATGGGATTCGTGAGCTTTGAGAAAGCGATCAATCACCTGTTGGACGCTGTTTCTGGGTCTAGAGCGAGCACGGGAAATGCGGCGAATTCGGGCGGTTTCGAGTCGAATTCGGGTGGTTTCGAGTCGAGGAACTAA
- the LOC140872065 gene encoding uncharacterized protein yields the protein MSYEHVHHGPYSPPGMQPPPPPWGRPPSQPPPQGYFREGYPPPPPPPPGYQGYFNDDNPPPPPPRHTHHQHHEDSGCFSFLKCCLGALCCCCLFEQCCHCF from the exons ATGAGTTACGAGCATGTCCATCATGGTCCCTATTCTCCACCAG GGATGCAACCTCCGCCGCCGCCGTGGGGTCGCCCCCCGTCGCAGCCACCGCCGCAAGGGTATTTCAGGGAGGGGTACCCTCCTCCGCCGCCCCCTCCTCCCGGTTATCAGGGCTACTTCAACGACGACAATCCTCCGCCGCCGCCACCTCGGCACACTCATCATCAGCACCATGAGGACTCTGGCTGCTTTTCATTTCTCAAGTGCTG TTTGGGTGCTCTGTGTTGCTGTTGCTTGTTCGAACAATGCTGCCATTGCTTCTGA